The following proteins are co-located in the Microbacterium sp. SORGH_AS_0888 genome:
- a CDS encoding acetylxylan esterase encodes MALYRTDMPLDELRAYTPALSAPDGLDAFWADTLREARAAAAEPVVRADEGPIRELIVEDLTFTGFAGEPIRAWITRPRTDERRPAVLEYNGYGGGRGLPGERLAWAAAGYVHILMDTRGQGSAWGTGGETPDPHGSGPATPGFMTRGILDPAQYYYRRLYTDAVRLVDTALTLPFIDPDRIAVTGGSQGGGTAIAAAALHEGVAAVLPDVPFLCDFPRSVSTTPLAPFTEIVTYLSVHRAHEEQVFATLSHFDGAVLARRVTAPALFSVALMDDIVLPSSVFAAFNATASADKSIEVYGYNGHEGGGAFHWQRQARWLAERF; translated from the coding sequence ATGGCCCTGTACCGCACCGACATGCCGCTCGACGAGCTGCGCGCCTACACGCCCGCCCTCTCCGCCCCCGACGGCCTCGACGCCTTCTGGGCCGACACGCTCCGCGAGGCGCGCGCCGCGGCGGCGGAGCCGGTCGTGCGGGCCGACGAGGGTCCGATCCGCGAGCTGATCGTCGAGGACCTCACGTTCACCGGCTTCGCGGGCGAGCCCATCCGCGCCTGGATCACGCGGCCGCGCACCGACGAGCGACGTCCCGCCGTCCTCGAGTACAACGGCTACGGCGGGGGACGCGGCCTCCCCGGCGAACGCCTCGCCTGGGCCGCGGCCGGCTACGTGCACATCCTCATGGACACCCGTGGGCAGGGCTCCGCCTGGGGCACCGGCGGCGAGACCCCCGACCCGCACGGCTCGGGCCCGGCGACGCCCGGTTTCATGACGCGCGGCATCCTGGACCCCGCGCAGTACTACTACCGTCGCCTGTACACGGATGCGGTGCGCTTGGTCGACACCGCCCTCACCCTGCCGTTCATCGACCCTGACCGCATCGCCGTGACCGGGGGCAGCCAGGGCGGCGGCACCGCCATCGCCGCCGCAGCGCTGCACGAGGGGGTCGCGGCCGTCCTGCCCGACGTCCCGTTCCTCTGCGACTTCCCCCGATCGGTGTCGACGACCCCGCTCGCGCCGTTCACGGAGATCGTGACGTATCTGTCGGTGCACCGCGCGCACGAGGAGCAGGTGTTCGCCACCCTCTCGCACTTCGACGGAGCCGTGCTCGCACGGCGGGTCACCGCCCCGGCGCTGTTCTCCGTGGCACTCATGGACGACATCGTGCTGCCCTCGAGCGTCTTCGCAGCCTTCAACGCGACCGCATCCGCCGACAAGTCGATCGAGGTGTACGGCTACAACGGCCACGAGGGCGGCGGCGCGTTCCACTGGCAGCGCCAGGCGCGCTGGCTCGCCGAGCGGTTCTGA
- a CDS encoding aldo/keto reductase, giving the protein MTRIGRSDLDVFPLSLGGNVFGWTADRDTSFAVLDAFHAAGGDFVDTADSYSAWKPGNSGGESETLIGEWLASRKPRNVVVATKVSRHPEFRGLSAKNVRAAAEASLKRLGVDTIDLYYAHYDDPDTPLEEAVAAFADLENDGLVRYTALSNFSADRIRSWISLAQAGGGALPVALQPHYNLVHRNDVEETIIPLAEEFDLSLVPYYSLASGFLTGKYRSTDAAGQSSPRAEGAAKYATPQGLAIVDALERIGDAHGASIASTALAWLRAQPTVAAPIASASRPEQVPDLIAGGTLELTVDEIAELDRVSAWTPGA; this is encoded by the coding sequence ATGACCCGCATCGGACGCAGCGACCTGGACGTCTTCCCCCTCTCCCTCGGCGGCAACGTCTTCGGCTGGACGGCCGACCGCGACACCTCGTTCGCCGTGTTGGACGCGTTCCATGCGGCGGGCGGCGACTTCGTCGACACGGCCGACTCGTACAGCGCCTGGAAGCCAGGGAACAGCGGCGGGGAGAGCGAGACGCTGATCGGTGAGTGGCTGGCGTCCCGGAAGCCTCGGAACGTGGTCGTGGCCACCAAGGTGTCGCGGCATCCGGAGTTCCGCGGGCTGTCGGCGAAGAACGTGCGCGCGGCGGCCGAGGCGTCGCTGAAGCGCCTCGGGGTCGACACGATCGATCTGTACTACGCCCACTACGACGACCCGGACACGCCCCTCGAGGAGGCCGTCGCCGCGTTCGCGGACCTCGAGAACGACGGACTGGTGCGCTACACCGCGCTGTCGAACTTCAGCGCCGACCGCATCCGTTCCTGGATCTCGCTCGCGCAGGCCGGCGGCGGGGCGCTCCCGGTCGCGCTGCAGCCGCACTACAACCTCGTGCACCGCAACGACGTCGAGGAGACGATCATCCCGCTCGCGGAGGAGTTCGACCTCTCGCTCGTGCCCTACTACTCGCTCGCGAGCGGATTCCTCACCGGCAAGTACCGGTCCACGGATGCGGCGGGCCAGAGCTCGCCGCGCGCCGAGGGCGCCGCGAAGTACGCGACGCCGCAGGGACTCGCGATCGTCGACGCTCTCGAGCGCATCGGGGACGCCCACGGCGCCTCGATCGCGTCGACCGCGCTGGCGTGGCTGCGCGCGCAGCCCACGGTCGCGGCCCCGATCGCGAGCGCGTCGCGCCCCGAGCAGGTGCCGGATCTGATCGCGGGCGGAACGCTCGAGCTCACGGTCGACGAGATCGCCGAGCTCGACCGCGTCTCCGCATGGACGCCCGGGGCCTGA
- a CDS encoding GNAT family N-acetyltransferase: MTDDLRFVDETDASRYALYRGDALVSVIDYRDDGRSVAMTRAFTIPTYRGNGYAGVLTERAVAQLEERGDREVIPVCWYVAEWFAAHPERAGILQERRSA; the protein is encoded by the coding sequence GTGACTGACGACCTGCGCTTCGTCGACGAGACCGACGCCTCGAGATACGCCCTGTACCGCGGTGACGCGCTCGTGAGCGTGATCGACTACCGCGACGACGGCCGCAGCGTCGCGATGACCCGGGCCTTCACGATCCCGACCTATCGCGGGAACGGCTACGCGGGCGTGCTGACCGAGCGTGCCGTCGCGCAGCTGGAGGAACGCGGCGACCGCGAGGTCATCCCCGTCTGCTGGTACGTGGCCGAGTGGTTCGCGGCGCATCCCGAGCGTGCCGGCATCCTGCAGGAGCGGCGTTCCGCCTGA
- a CDS encoding nucleoside phosphorylase has product MRLLVAALPAEIQAFPDALDGFEILVTGLGKLQAAVGLDEALLAAEYDEVVVVGTAGGLDPALDGGVHEVVAALQHDVADLDGVVGRHVALPERTGRVDADGGVVIATGDRFIDDAEAVAHIRSLGASLVDMETYAYFWVAERRGVPIRVFKAVSDSAQDGATQLWDEVVATCSEWLRERVRAEYGV; this is encoded by the coding sequence ATGCGGCTTCTCGTCGCGGCGCTGCCGGCGGAGATCCAGGCGTTCCCGGATGCGCTCGACGGATTCGAGATCCTCGTGACGGGGCTCGGCAAGCTGCAGGCAGCGGTCGGGCTCGACGAGGCGCTGCTGGCCGCGGAGTACGACGAGGTCGTCGTGGTCGGGACGGCGGGCGGACTCGATCCTGCCCTCGACGGCGGGGTGCACGAGGTCGTCGCGGCGCTGCAGCACGACGTCGCCGATCTGGACGGCGTCGTGGGGCGCCACGTCGCCCTTCCCGAGCGCACCGGGCGCGTGGATGCGGACGGCGGCGTCGTGATCGCGACCGGCGACCGGTTCATCGACGATGCCGAAGCGGTCGCCCACATCCGCTCGCTGGGCGCGTCGCTGGTGGACATGGAGACCTACGCCTACTTCTGGGTGGCCGAGCGGCGCGGCGTGCCGATCCGCGTGTTCAAGGCCGTGTCCGACAGCGCGCAGGACGGCGCGACCCAGCTGTGGGACGAGGTCGTCGCGACCTGCAGCGAGTGGCTGCGCGAGAGGGTCCGCGCCGAGTACGGCGTCTGA
- a CDS encoding winged helix-turn-helix domain-containing protein, with protein sequence MSSTVLLDRTPTTRPDLRLVPRDAVRPADSTPESNERRIPAGTAPRGFALYVGFDEAKAAASGVSLGVLVEALRRTLHELAPEAETYATVALAPVGTGGRDVDVVRRALHEPAAIARTQPEIAVEERAEAGVVVDISRKRVLIDGDSAALTFKEFELLQYLVLREGRTIERTELVSSLWTQADGDEVPGERTIDVHVRRLRAKLGRFEDIVRTVRGVGYRFDRHADVVIRYGHGTPSPDRF encoded by the coding sequence ATGTCCTCCACCGTTCTCCTCGACCGCACCCCCACGACCCGCCCCGACCTGCGCCTCGTGCCGCGCGACGCCGTGCGTCCCGCTGACTCGACGCCGGAGTCGAACGAGCGCCGCATCCCCGCCGGCACCGCGCCTCGCGGCTTCGCCCTCTACGTCGGCTTCGACGAGGCCAAGGCCGCCGCATCCGGCGTCTCCCTCGGCGTCCTCGTCGAGGCCCTGCGCCGCACGCTGCACGAACTCGCCCCCGAGGCCGAGACCTACGCGACGGTCGCCCTCGCCCCCGTGGGCACCGGCGGCCGTGACGTCGACGTCGTGCGTCGCGCCCTGCACGAGCCCGCCGCGATCGCACGCACCCAGCCCGAGATCGCGGTCGAGGAGCGCGCCGAGGCCGGCGTGGTCGTCGACATCTCACGCAAGCGCGTCCTCATCGACGGCGACTCGGCGGCACTGACCTTCAAGGAGTTCGAGCTCCTGCAGTACCTCGTCCTCCGCGAGGGCCGCACGATCGAGCGCACCGAGCTCGTGTCGTCGCTGTGGACCCAGGCGGACGGCGACGAGGTTCCCGGTGAGCGCACGATCGACGTGCACGTGCGACGGCTGCGCGCCAAGCTCGGACGCTTCGAGGACATCGTGCGCACGGTGCGCGGTGTCGGCTACCGCTTCGACCGGCACGCCGACGTCGTGATCCGCTACGGCCACGGCACCCCGTCGCCCGACCGCTTCTGA
- a CDS encoding 8-oxo-dGTP diphosphatase, translated as MSLPDVCVVYILRTRAGVDEVLLGYKRTGLGLGRVVGIGGKVEQGESVSAAAVREVREETTLTVSAADLTPVGSLDYYFPARTQFSQRSHVFVCRTFRGRPVETEEIVPAWFPVAEVPYERMWDDAARWLPGVLAGGRIAATSYTFGDDLATVVSEEPPVGV; from the coding sequence GTGAGTCTCCCCGATGTCTGCGTCGTGTACATCCTGCGCACCCGCGCGGGTGTCGACGAGGTGCTGCTCGGGTACAAGCGCACCGGCCTCGGCCTGGGCCGGGTGGTCGGCATCGGCGGCAAGGTCGAGCAGGGCGAGTCCGTGTCCGCCGCCGCGGTGCGGGAGGTGCGCGAGGAGACGACGCTCACGGTCTCGGCGGCGGACCTGACGCCCGTCGGCTCGCTCGACTACTACTTCCCCGCCCGGACGCAGTTCTCGCAGCGATCCCATGTGTTCGTGTGCCGCACGTTCCGCGGTCGGCCCGTCGAGACGGAGGAGATCGTCCCGGCGTGGTTCCCCGTCGCCGAGGTGCCCTACGAGCGGATGTGGGACGACGCCGCTCGGTGGCTGCCGGGCGTGCTGGCGGGCGGCCGCATCGCCGCGACCTCGTACACGTTCGGCGACGACCTCGCCACCGTGGTCAGCGAGGAGCCTCCGGTCGGCGTCTGA
- a CDS encoding MFS transporter, which translates to MTDPAGPTTRSIPLTPAQRWRAFAVCVTVAAITILDLSKVNVALPSIEEAFGAASTELQLIVSGYVLTFGLFLVPMGRIGDQRSRRALFIIGLTVFTLASVVCALAPSTTVLLVARLVQGMAAGIQMPQVIGLIQQLFQGAERARAFGLFGATIGVATAFGPTLGGLLIAVGGPTDGWRWIFWMNLPLGVIAIALAVWLLPDTHRASRSRLSLDPLGIVLFALMIVSLMWPFLFTTGSPGDDPRRWWLLVAFVLFAAAFYAWETRYARTGRHPLIPFSLFRRASYRNGTLLQAAYFAAAPSLFLLTTLYLQSGLGVSPLHAGMVSIGFALSSAIASWYGGTLVTRFGRSVVVLGLGLVLACVAGLMLTAVYVPDGATPFVMAGVMVIGGIGGGLVISPNQTLTLAEVPVKQGGLAGSVGQLAQRIGTAVGTAVALALFYATVSREGGAPADSTVFHDAYDYGMVSVGVFLALAFVIAVVDLSARRKKS; encoded by the coding sequence ATGACTGACCCGGCCGGGCCGACGACGCGGTCGATCCCCCTCACGCCGGCGCAGCGCTGGCGCGCCTTCGCGGTATGCGTCACCGTCGCCGCCATCACGATCCTCGACCTCTCGAAGGTCAACGTCGCGCTGCCCTCCATCGAGGAGGCGTTCGGCGCCGCCTCCACCGAGCTGCAGCTCATCGTCTCCGGCTACGTCCTGACGTTCGGCCTCTTCCTCGTGCCGATGGGCCGGATCGGCGACCAGCGCTCCCGTCGTGCGCTGTTCATCATCGGGCTCACGGTGTTCACCCTCGCCAGCGTGGTCTGCGCGCTCGCCCCGAGCACGACCGTGCTGCTGGTGGCCCGCCTCGTGCAGGGGATGGCCGCCGGCATCCAGATGCCTCAGGTGATCGGTCTCATCCAGCAGCTGTTCCAGGGCGCCGAGCGGGCGCGGGCGTTCGGCCTGTTCGGGGCGACGATCGGCGTCGCCACGGCGTTCGGGCCGACCCTGGGCGGCCTGCTGATCGCGGTGGGCGGGCCCACCGACGGCTGGCGCTGGATCTTCTGGATGAACCTGCCGCTCGGCGTGATCGCGATCGCCCTCGCGGTATGGCTCCTGCCCGACACACACCGGGCCTCCCGCAGTCGCCTCTCGCTCGACCCCCTCGGGATCGTGCTGTTCGCCCTCATGATCGTCTCGCTCATGTGGCCGTTCCTGTTCACGACCGGTTCGCCCGGCGATGACCCGCGGCGCTGGTGGCTGCTGGTCGCCTTCGTGCTGTTCGCCGCCGCGTTCTACGCCTGGGAGACACGGTACGCGCGCACCGGACGGCATCCGCTCATCCCGTTCTCGCTGTTCCGCCGGGCGTCGTACCGCAACGGAACGCTGCTGCAGGCGGCGTACTTCGCCGCCGCGCCGTCACTTTTCCTGCTCACGACCCTGTACCTCCAGAGCGGACTCGGCGTCAGCCCCCTGCACGCCGGAATGGTCTCGATCGGCTTCGCGCTCTCGAGCGCCATCGCGTCCTGGTACGGCGGCACCCTCGTCACGCGCTTCGGACGCTCCGTCGTCGTCCTCGGGCTCGGGCTCGTGCTGGCGTGCGTCGCCGGGCTCATGCTCACGGCCGTGTACGTCCCCGACGGGGCGACCCCGTTCGTCATGGCCGGTGTCATGGTGATCGGCGGCATCGGCGGCGGTCTCGTGATCTCGCCGAACCAGACCCTGACGCTCGCGGAGGTCCCGGTCAAGCAGGGCGGTCTGGCCGGATCCGTCGGACAGCTCGCCCAGCGCATCGGCACGGCGGTCGGCACCGCGGTCGCGCTCGCGCTGTTCTACGCGACGGTCTCCCGCGAGGGCGGTGCGCCGGCCGACTCGACCGTGTTCCACGACGCCTACGACTACGGCATGGTGTCGGTGGGCGTGTTCCTCGCGCTGGCGTTCGTCATCGCAGTCGTCGACCTGTCCGCCCGACGCAAGAAGTCCTGA
- a CDS encoding exonuclease SbcCD subunit D, protein MRILHTSDWHIGRTFHGHQTLVALRTVLEALVSQVRENAVDLVLVAGDVFDSATPSADCYTLLTDTLVALRDAGARVVVTSGNHDSAARLGFQSRLLREGIHVLTDPARLAEPVTVADAAGPVHVYGLPFLEPALLRHEWPGVRTQEAAMTRAMELVRADLATRGGRSVVMAHCFAAGVEPTAHLERDIQQGGLDVVPLSVFDGVDYAALGHIHGRARLEERVRYCGAPLHYGFGEGGKPRGSWLVDLDADGRVSASWLDLPVPRRLVTLRASLDDLLTDPRFDADVDAWVQAEYTDTLPQRDVMRRLQQRFPHCALVVHAPAERAASDGRSYAQRVRSARSDRELFDAFLSHVREGEGATAMERELVADLLDERVAAEVRA, encoded by the coding sequence ATGCGCATCCTGCACACCTCCGACTGGCACATCGGTCGCACCTTCCACGGTCATCAGACCCTGGTTGCGCTGCGCACGGTGCTCGAGGCGCTGGTCTCCCAGGTGCGCGAGAACGCCGTCGACCTCGTCCTCGTGGCGGGCGACGTGTTCGACTCTGCCACGCCCTCGGCCGACTGCTACACGCTGCTCACCGACACGCTCGTCGCCCTGCGCGACGCGGGGGCGCGCGTCGTCGTGACCAGCGGAAACCACGACTCCGCCGCGCGGCTCGGGTTCCAGTCGCGCCTCCTCCGCGAGGGCATCCACGTCCTCACCGACCCCGCCCGCCTCGCCGAGCCCGTCACGGTGGCGGATGCCGCGGGGCCGGTGCACGTGTACGGGCTCCCCTTCCTCGAGCCCGCCCTGCTCCGCCACGAGTGGCCCGGGGTGCGCACGCAGGAGGCGGCGATGACCCGCGCCATGGAGCTCGTGCGCGCCGATCTGGCCACGCGCGGCGGGCGCTCGGTCGTCATGGCCCACTGCTTCGCGGCGGGCGTCGAGCCCACCGCCCACCTCGAGCGCGACATCCAGCAGGGCGGGCTCGACGTCGTGCCGCTGTCGGTGTTCGACGGCGTCGACTACGCGGCGCTCGGGCACATCCACGGTCGTGCCCGGCTGGAGGAGCGGGTGCGGTACTGCGGAGCCCCGCTGCACTACGGGTTCGGGGAGGGCGGCAAGCCCCGCGGGTCGTGGCTCGTCGATCTCGACGCCGACGGCCGGGTGAGCGCGAGCTGGCTCGACCTGCCGGTCCCGCGCCGGCTCGTGACTCTGCGGGCGAGCCTCGACGATCTGCTCACGGATCCCCGTTTCGATGCCGACGTCGACGCCTGGGTCCAGGCCGAGTACACCGACACGCTCCCGCAGCGCGATGTCATGCGCCGGCTGCAGCAGCGCTTCCCCCACTGCGCCCTCGTCGTGCACGCGCCCGCCGAGCGCGCCGCCTCGGACGGACGCAGCTACGCCCAGCGTGTCCGCTCGGCGAGAAGCGATCGCGAGCTCTTCGACGCCTTCCTCTCGCACGTCCGCGAGGGCGAGGGGGCGACGGCGATGGAGCGGGAGCTCGTAGCGGACCTGCTCGACGAGCGCGTGGCCGCCGAGGTGCGCGCGTGA
- a CDS encoding DNA-3-methyladenine glycosylase, whose product MLREPRSATSRPGASRHPAAVEGIETEYRPRGPLDLHRTVVFQRRGANDPTLVVDGPVIWRACRTPAGVATLALRAVGSVVRAAAWGAGARWALAQLPALCGAEDDADGFDASRHPLVADAHHRHPGLRLGRTDLVFDALAGAIFEQKVTGLQAFAAWRRIVTWCGERAPGPTPRPMFAPPPVEGWHRIPSWTWHRAGLEPPQSRAVVRAAERGASLVHALETRPADRDAVLRSLPGVGPWTSAETRIRAYGDPDAVSVGDYHLAHHVGHALTGSRTDDDGMLELLTAWPGHRQRVIRLIVASGVREPRRGARLHPEDHRSR is encoded by the coding sequence ATGCTGCGAGAGCCGCGATCGGCGACGAGTCGCCCCGGGGCGTCCCGCCACCCGGCGGCGGTCGAGGGCATCGAGACGGAGTACCGCCCTCGAGGACCCCTCGATCTGCATCGCACGGTCGTCTTCCAGCGCCGCGGCGCGAACGATCCCACGCTCGTGGTCGACGGCCCGGTGATCTGGCGGGCGTGCCGCACGCCGGCGGGCGTCGCCACGCTCGCGCTGCGAGCAGTCGGCAGCGTCGTGCGCGCCGCGGCGTGGGGAGCCGGGGCGCGCTGGGCGCTCGCGCAGCTGCCGGCGCTGTGCGGCGCGGAGGACGACGCCGACGGCTTCGACGCGTCGCGGCATCCGCTCGTCGCCGATGCGCATCACCGCCATCCGGGCCTCCGGCTCGGGCGCACCGATCTGGTGTTCGACGCGCTCGCCGGGGCGATCTTCGAGCAGAAGGTCACCGGTCTGCAGGCCTTCGCGGCATGGCGGCGCATCGTCACGTGGTGCGGTGAGCGTGCGCCCGGGCCCACGCCCCGCCCGATGTTCGCCCCGCCCCCGGTCGAGGGATGGCATCGCATCCCGTCGTGGACCTGGCATCGCGCGGGACTCGAGCCGCCGCAGTCGCGAGCGGTCGTGCGCGCCGCCGAACGCGGCGCCTCCCTCGTCCACGCGCTCGAGACGCGCCCCGCCGACCGCGATGCGGTGCTCCGGAGCCTGCCGGGCGTCGGCCCCTGGACCTCGGCCGAGACACGCATCCGCGCGTACGGCGATCCGGATGCCGTCAGCGTCGGCGACTACCACCTCGCCCACCACGTGGGCCACGCGCTGACCGGGTCGCGCACCGACGACGACGGGATGCTGGAGCTGCTCACCGCGTGGCCGGGCCACCGGCAGCGGGTCATCCGGCTGATCGTCGCGAGCGGCGTGCGGGAGCCGCGGCGCGGCGCACGGCTGCATCCCGAGGACCACCGTTCACGCTGA
- a CDS encoding SMC family ATPase, with protein sequence MRLHRIELTGFGPFRETQTVDFEAFAAAGIFLIAGRTGAGKSSILDGVTFALYGGVPRYDGGEKRLRSDHCAPGDPTWVRLEFTVGDRCFRVLRAPEYERPAKRGGGTTAEPARAELSERVGGEWVGLAARPRDVGILLDEILGLNQSQFQQVILLAQNRFSQFLLSGNAERQKLLRTLFDSRRFEQYRAELDERRREAVHQLDLAGSRVGALLERAEAIAIAGAVSSDAAGAGVADRIAALERAVERAAYRAETRERERAEADAAVAAADREHARRAELARAQGELAIVRQRLRTHEDDAPAMAEAARRLGDARGAEVLWPLLSAFDRAVEEQEAARARLDAAEEAWAALRGTIDALAPETQPEEAADRLTGLLALWQTALAQERALGGLEVAHAEAAAAVRATEGELDDLSRQQEQLPAARAALDDELAARAAEAGAVEALRATRDARRQQREAAAEAERLAVAATTAESAYAAAVEGAAAAASAVAMLLRRRLDGYAGELAGGLLDGEACPVCGALEHPHPAPQGDEPVTDGQFAAAEQERDRATETERLARDAASAARLAYAAARERAGGLDLDGADRALAEAEARVADAESAAEARTRLLARRAELTAQEERLAVAVETTGAALMAARERETVARERLAFARQEVDAARGDAASVGERIRVATAARDVARTLADARAGASRRAADHAAAAERLTDALDASEFVDIDAVRAAVLDAAEVEALAARIRDHEGALTATRQRLLELELELAGRGDEPADVEASAAAVAAADAARTSAIEAERDARNLSEGLRQALVEISEAHAAVAGQTARTEAVVRLADTVAGRAPNTMKMDLETFVLAAELEEIVAAANVRLGEMSSGRYSLLHTDARLARGAASGLGIEVMDAYTGRTRPAQSLSGGETFLASLALALGLAEVVTARAGGVRLDTLFIDEGFGSLDAETLELAMRTLDELRAGGRTVGVISHVEAMQQQLPAQVRVEAVAGGASTIVQDVDATVPAAS encoded by the coding sequence GTGAGACTGCACCGCATCGAGCTGACCGGGTTCGGGCCGTTCCGTGAGACGCAGACGGTCGATTTCGAGGCCTTCGCCGCGGCGGGCATCTTCCTGATCGCCGGACGCACGGGCGCCGGCAAGTCCAGCATCCTCGACGGCGTCACGTTCGCGCTCTACGGCGGCGTGCCCCGCTACGACGGGGGTGAGAAGCGGCTGCGCAGCGATCACTGCGCGCCGGGCGACCCCACGTGGGTGCGGCTCGAGTTCACCGTCGGCGACCGGTGCTTCCGGGTGCTGCGCGCGCCGGAGTACGAACGGCCCGCCAAACGCGGCGGCGGCACGACGGCCGAGCCCGCCCGAGCCGAGCTGTCGGAGCGGGTCGGGGGCGAGTGGGTCGGTCTCGCGGCGCGCCCGCGCGATGTCGGCATCCTCCTCGACGAGATCCTCGGGCTCAACCAGTCGCAGTTCCAGCAGGTCATCCTCCTCGCCCAGAACCGCTTCTCACAGTTCCTGCTGTCCGGCAATGCCGAACGGCAGAAGCTTCTGCGCACCCTGTTCGACAGCCGTCGATTCGAGCAGTACCGTGCGGAGCTCGACGAGCGCCGCCGGGAGGCCGTGCACCAGCTCGATCTGGCAGGGAGCCGGGTCGGCGCCCTGCTGGAGCGGGCCGAGGCCATCGCGATCGCCGGAGCCGTGTCGTCCGACGCCGCCGGCGCGGGAGTCGCCGACCGGATCGCGGCGCTGGAACGCGCGGTCGAGCGTGCGGCCTATCGCGCCGAGACGCGTGAACGCGAGCGCGCCGAGGCGGATGCCGCGGTGGCCGCCGCCGACCGGGAGCACGCGCGGCGCGCCGAGCTCGCGCGTGCCCAGGGCGAGCTCGCGATCGTGCGCCAGCGGCTGCGCACGCACGAGGACGACGCGCCGGCGATGGCCGAGGCCGCGCGCCGGCTCGGCGACGCCCGCGGGGCCGAGGTGCTGTGGCCCCTGCTCTCCGCCTTCGACCGGGCGGTGGAGGAACAGGAGGCCGCGCGTGCTCGCCTCGACGCGGCGGAAGAGGCCTGGGCTGCGCTCCGCGGCACGATCGACGCGCTCGCGCCCGAGACGCAGCCGGAGGAGGCCGCCGACCGGCTCACCGGCCTCCTTGCGCTGTGGCAGACGGCGCTCGCGCAGGAGCGGGCGCTGGGCGGCCTCGAGGTCGCCCATGCCGAGGCGGCGGCGGCCGTGAGAGCGACCGAGGGCGAGCTCGATGACCTTTCCCGGCAGCAGGAGCAGCTGCCGGCCGCCCGGGCCGCACTCGACGACGAGCTCGCGGCCCGGGCGGCCGAGGCCGGCGCCGTCGAGGCGCTCCGTGCCACGCGCGACGCCCGCCGGCAGCAGCGCGAGGCGGCCGCCGAGGCCGAGCGGCTGGCCGTGGCCGCCACGACAGCGGAATCGGCGTACGCCGCCGCCGTCGAAGGCGCGGCGGCGGCGGCATCCGCCGTCGCGATGCTTCTGCGCCGGCGACTCGACGGGTACGCCGGCGAGCTCGCCGGCGGCCTTCTCGATGGCGAGGCCTGTCCCGTGTGCGGCGCCCTCGAGCATCCGCACCCCGCGCCACAGGGCGATGAGCCGGTCACGGATGGGCAGTTCGCCGCCGCCGAGCAGGAGCGCGATCGCGCGACGGAGACGGAGCGGCTGGCCAGAGACGCGGCGTCGGCCGCACGCCTGGCCTACGCCGCGGCCCGCGAACGCGCCGGCGGTCTCGACCTCGACGGCGCCGATCGCGCGCTCGCCGAGGCCGAGGCGCGGGTCGCCGATGCCGAGTCGGCCGCCGAGGCGCGGACACGTCTGCTGGCGCGCCGCGCCGAGCTCACGGCGCAGGAAGAGCGTCTGGCGGTCGCCGTCGAGACGACCGGTGCCGCACTGATGGCGGCGCGCGAACGCGAGACGGTCGCGCGGGAGCGTCTCGCATTCGCGCGACAGGAGGTCGACGCCGCCCGGGGCGATGCCGCATCGGTGGGCGAACGGATCCGTGTCGCCACGGCGGCCCGCGACGTCGCGCGCACGCTCGCCGACGCCCGCGCCGGGGCGTCGCGTCGGGCCGCCGACCACGCCGCGGCCGCCGAGCGGCTCACCGACGCGCTCGACGCATCCGAGTTCGTCGACATCGACGCGGTGCGCGCCGCGGTGCTCGATGCCGCCGAGGTCGAGGCCCTCGCCGCGCGCATCCGCGACCACGAGGGTGCGCTGACCGCGACGCGGCAGCGCCTGCTCGAGCTCGAGCTGGAGCTGGCGGGCCGTGGTGACGAACCGGCCGACGTCGAGGCGTCCGCCGCCGCGGTCGCCGCCGCCGACGCGGCCCGGACGTCGGCCATCGAGGCCGAACGCGACGCCCGGAACCTGAGCGAGGGCCTGCGGCAGGCCCTCGTCGAGATCAGCGAGGCGCACGCCGCCGTCGCGGGGCAGACGGCGCGTACCGAGGCCGTCGTGCGGCTCGCGGACACGGTCGCCGGGCGCGCGCCGAACACGATGAAGATGGACCTCGAGACCTTCGTGCTCGCCGCCGAGCTGGAGGAGATCGTCGCGGCGGCCAACGTGCGACTGGGCGAGATGTCGTCCGGACGGTACTCGCTGCTGCACACCGATGCCCGGCTCGCACGGGGCGCGGCGTCGGGGCTCGGCATCGAGGTCATGGACGCCTACACCGGCCGCACCAGACCCGCGCAGTCGCTCTCCGGCGGAGAGACCTTCCTCGCATCGCTCGCGCTCGCGCTCGGGCTCGCCGAGGTCGTCACCGCGCGGGCGGGCGGGGTCCGGCTCGACACGCTCTTCATCGACGAAGGGTTCGGCTCCCTCGACGCCGAGACCCTCGAGCTCGCGATGCGCACACTCGACGAGCTGCGCGCCGGCGGCCGCACGGTCGGCGTGATCAGCCACGTCGAGGCCATGCAGCAGCAGCTGCCCGCGCAGGTGCGGGTCGAGGCCGTCGCCGGAGGCGCCAGCACGATCGTGCAGGACGTCGACGCCACCGTGCCCGCGGCATCCTAG